The genomic stretch AGTTCAGGATGCATAAATCTTAAAGATTGATATAAACGTATAGCTTGCTCGATAATATTTTGTGTATTTATTGATATCTTAGAGATATCCCTATGACGTTTAATAATTCTTGAAATTTCCCATCGTCCCATTTCACTGGTTTGTCTAAGCCATATTGGTATTCTTTGCGGATTTAAATGTTTTGATGGATCACCAATAGCCTTGTTTTCTTTACTAAATTCATTGATCCATGATGCTGACAGAGAGCCTTCTATATAAGCCTGCTGAAAAATTTTAAGTATTTCCATAACTGAGAAATTATTGTTGTTAAAATCATTAAGCTCCCATTTAGCTCGGCACATACTTTTACCTGACGACCGCCTTGACAAGCATACACAAAAAGCATTTTTATCTGGAAGTGTTTTAGCATATTCCAAAGCTTTATGCGCATTTTCTATTACGCCTCTTAATCCTTCCTGATGATGGGCAATAGTAACTCCGACGCTTAAAGTAGGTGGATTATCAAGTATTTTTTTAAGTGGCGTTATAACTTTATTTTTCCAAGCTTCATATATACTTGACATAGCTGGAAAAAGATCCTGTAAAGTCAAAAACGCAACCCCTTCATCGCCACCAAAATAAATAACATAACCAAGATGATTCTCCTGTAAAATTTTAAACGCCGTATCATTAGAAAATTCTGCCAGCACCTTGCTAAAATTTTTATGATTGTCTTTATTATCTATATTAGCCAAAGTTTTTCCTATACTGTCTCCATCTACTGTTAATACAGCATAATATTTAGAGGGAGGAGGACAGCTATGCATATCATCATTATATTTCAAAACTTTTTCCAGTTCTTCTTCAGCATGACATAAAAGATTACCAATATTAGGATCTTTTAATTCAGGATCTTTTAATCTTAGTTGTTGATAAAACTCACGGTAATACCATCTCCCATCAATTTTTAATGTATCATTTGTATTTTTTGGCAATTGCATTACGTTGGTTGGTTCTTTACAAAGTCTTGCAACGTCTTCAACGGCACCTTTAAACTCTTTTAATTCCTTCGTTTTTTGCAAAAGGTATTGAACTGTTGAGCCTACAGCAATTGTGCTGGTAGAAGGAACCCCTTGTCTGTTATCGAATATTAACTTAGGTGCAAGTCTTTTGATAAGACATATTGAACAAAGCATTTCTCCTTCGTTTACAGCATATAATAAGTCATATTGTATATTTTGCCAAAAAGTCTTCCATTCTTCTCTCAACGTTTTAAGAGTGTAATGTTTTTTTTCTAAATGCAAGGATTCTCTTATTCCACAGATACTACACTTATGGCCAGGCTCCGGTGTTATTTCATCAAACCATCGGCTAACTTTTCTTGATCCCATAAGTGTTTCACATTTTTTGTAGGCTTCACTATAGCTCTCGTTATCTTCCTGTTTCCGCCAAACATAAAGTATTTCAAAAAGAGATTCTACTTGACGATGCCAAATAGTTTGAAACTCAGAAGTTTTAATATTTGCAGGTAATTTTTTTAAAATATGAGATTGGATTTGCTTCCATTGATTATTTACAGCATCTTTAGCATTTTTGAGAGAGTTTAAGCCTGATTCATCCAATATGCAAAACAAACGGTTAGGAATAGTTGGCCGAAACACTTTATCATTATTGATGTTTTTCCAAGGGATACTATTATTTGGCCTCAAAACTTCCGAAAATAAAGGATTGTTATCTACCGAAGGAAAGATTACATTATCTTTTCCAATGGTATTTATAGCAACTGCACAAAAATAGGAAAGTAAGAAGCTTCCAGACCAGTAATCAATAGTTTTCTTAGCTGTTTGAATAAACTCTTGAACAGGGCCAATTTGAAAAATAGATAGATATGATTTCATAGATTCTCCTCACTTTT from Desulfobacterales bacterium encodes the following:
- the cas10 gene encoding type III-B CRISPR-associated protein Cas10/Cmr2, whose protein sequence is MKSYLSIFQIGPVQEFIQTAKKTIDYWSGSFLLSYFCAVAINTIGKDNVIFPSVDNNPLFSEVLRPNNSIPWKNINNDKVFRPTIPNRLFCILDESGLNSLKNAKDAVNNQWKQIQSHILKKLPANIKTSEFQTIWHRQVESLFEILYVWRKQEDNESYSEAYKKCETLMGSRKVSRWFDEITPEPGHKCSICGIRESLHLEKKHYTLKTLREEWKTFWQNIQYDLLYAVNEGEMLCSICLIKRLAPKLIFDNRQGVPSTSTIAVGSTVQYLLQKTKELKEFKGAVEDVARLCKEPTNVMQLPKNTNDTLKIDGRWYYREFYQQLRLKDPELKDPNIGNLLCHAEEELEKVLKYNDDMHSCPPPSKYYAVLTVDGDSIGKTLANIDNKDNHKNFSKVLAEFSNDTAFKILQENHLGYVIYFGGDEGVAFLTLQDLFPAMSSIYEAWKNKVITPLKKILDNPPTLSVGVTIAHHQEGLRGVIENAHKALEYAKTLPDKNAFCVCLSRRSSGKSMCRAKWELNDFNNNNFSVMEILKIFQQAYIEGSLSASWINEFSKENKAIGDPSKHLNPQRIPIWLRQTSEMGRWEISRIIKRHRDISKISINTQNIIEQAIRLYQSLRFMHPELGITQNRNFFSDFINLMDLAHYVAKGGGR